The DNA sequence CGCGGCAGGCCCTCGAAGAGTCCGGCCACCCGCAGGATCGAGGGAAGCGGTTCTTCCTCCAGCGACAGCCGGCGGGCTTCCGGAGAGGCCGGAATGGCCCTGGCCAAGTCGTCCGCCGAGGTGTGCGGCACATATCGTGTGATTTCGTGTACCTCGTGAGGCGGCAGGCCAAGCACTTTGCCCAGTTCCGCCACCACCGCGCGGCCGTGGAACCTGTTCGGCGAACCGATCATCGCCACACGGTCGTAGCCCCATCGCTCGTACACCCATCGCACCACCTCATCCCGGCGGTCCCAGGGCAGATCGAGGTCGATATCCGCCATTTTGCTGAATCTGGCCCGCTCGGGATTGAGGAAGCGGTCGAACGGCAGGTCGAATCGGAACGGGCAGGCATGGCTGACACCCAGCGAGTAGCAGACCAGCGAATCGGCCGCGGAGCCGCGAGCCAGTACTGCGATTCCCCAGCTTCGGCAGTATTCGACGATCTCGTGAAAGACCAGGAAGTATTCGGCGTAGTGCACCTGCTCGATGACGGTCAGCTCGCGGTCGAGCCGCTCGAGGGCTTCCGCGAGCGTCGGGCGTTTTCCGCCGATTCCCTTCTGCTGCGGCTGTTCGACGTAACGACGACGACAGCCGGCGACGCACAAATCGCGGAGATGTTGGGCCGCGGACCGGCGGTCGGAAGACTCGAAAGGCGGGAAGCGATTCTGCGACAGATCGATGGTCATATTGCATCGCTCAGCCACCTTCATCGTGTTGGCCAGGGCGTCGGGGCGGCGATGGAAGAGGTGTTTCATTTCGGACGGCGTCCGCAGATGCCACGTACCTTGTGGTTTGTCGGGGTGCGGTTCGTCAAGGAGCGTCAGTGTGCCGATTGACGCCAGTGCCCGCAGGGCCGGCATGTGCCAGCGTTTCAGACATCGCGACTCACAGCTTGCAAGTACGGGAATACCCAGTTCATCAGCGATACGTGCCCGTCGGCGGGCGACCAGAACGTCATCCGGTCCGTGTACCGCCAATTCCACATAGAGTTGCCCCTCAAACGCATCCCGCAGGATCGGGGTATACCACGGGGATAAACCCCGTGGCTCGTTCCACTGTCCCAGAAGGCAGATCAGGCCCTCGGCATGTTCGCATAGATCCTGCAAATCGAGGGGTGTTTCACGTAGATGATGCAGCGAGATCAGACGACAGAGGTTGCCGTAGCCGGTCGGGTTCTCGGCCAGCAGTGTGACGGTGATTCTCTCGGCGGTATGGTCCGCGGGCGCGGACCTTACATGCTGAATGTTGAATGTTGAATGGTGAATGGTGAATGGTGAACGGTGAACGATCGTATGGTCCGCGGGCGCGGACCTTACTTGGTTTTCAGAGCCACGGGGATAAACCCCTCTTGACGAGGCGGCAGGTTCATGCTGCCGGTTTTCGCGATCATTCACCGTCGGAAGGGAAGGAAGGCCACGGGGATCAACCCCGTGGCTCGTCAAGGTCAGTTCCGCTCCGAAGATCGGTTTGACGCCTGCGCGCTGACAGGCTTTCTGGAACTCGACGGCGGCATAGAGGCCGTTGAGATCCGTAAGCGCGATGGCAGGGATGCCATGCTCGGCTGCAAAAGCCGCCAACTCCTCCGGTCGTGTCAGTGACGAGCCGAAGGAATAGGATGAGCGGTTGTGGAGGGGGATGGGCATAGCGATCCGCCATTCATTCCAAACCGGCAAGACAACCTGCTGTAAGCATGTCCTTGCTGACTGCTGAATGCTGATCGCTGACCGCTTCCCAATCATGTTTCCTCATCATCGCTTTTGTTCCGAATCGTTCGCGAATCGCCTGGCAGGCGATGGCCAGGTTGCGTTGTTTCTGTTTCGCGCCGAACAGGTCCATCTGGCTGAACCCGCTGTAGATGTTCGAGAGCTTTACCTGGACCATGCGGATGCGGACCCGGCGATCCCACAGCCGGTCAAGCAACTTTGACAGCAACGGGTAGACCTGCATTTCCACATCCGTGGGCTCGGGGAGACTCATCTGGCCCTGGTGCTCGTCCATGTCGGTGTAGCGGATTTTGACGGTGACCGTGCGGGCTTGTTTACCGTCGGCCCGAAGGCGGAGAAAAGCCTCGTCCGCCAGCCGACACAGGGCGGCCAAGACCTGGTTTGGGTTCGTTTTGTCTTCCGGGAATGTCTCCTGGTGGCCGTACGAAAAAGCGTCAGGGCGGGTTAGCTCGACTGGGCGAGGGTCGATATTGCGGGCGAAATCGCGAATCTGATGGGCTGCCGAACCGACCAATTCGGTCAGCCAGTCCAATGGCATTTCGGCTACTTGGCCGATCCGGAGGATCCCTGCGGACTCAAACAATCTAGCTCCAACCTCGCCGATTCCGGGCAACCATTTGACCGCAAGTGGTTGCAGGAACGATAGTTCCGTCGACTCGTCAGGCGGGATGACGGTCAGGCCGTTGGGTTTGTTTAGTTTACTGGCTATCTGGCTGATCAGTTTGGTCCGGGCCACGCCACGGGAAATCGTCACCTTCAGCCAGTCGCGGACGTCGCGTCCGAATTTATCCGCCACCTCTGCCGGCTCGCGTTTGCGGCAGGCAGGGGTACCGGTCAAATCCAGATAGCCCTCATCAATGCCCTGCTTTTCGACGATGGGGGTGATCTCCTCGGCCATGCCGAAGATGTTTTCCGAGAATTGCTCGTATAGTTCGAACCGCACTGGCAGGACGATGAGTTTCGGGCACAGCCGTCTGGCCTGGCTCATGGGCATGGGGGTGCGGACGCCGTATTGCCGGGCTTCATAGCTGGCGGAGGCGACGATTCCGCGGTGGAGCCCCCCTACCGCCACGGGGCGGCCACGGAGGCGGTTGTCGGCCGCTTGTTCAACGGAGGCGAAGAAGGCGTCGGCGTCGAAATGGAGAAGGAACATGAGTGTTCAGTTATCAGTTTTCAGTTGTCAGGGCTCAGTTTTTCGCTTTGACCTTCTGAATCAACGATGTGAGCATCCGTTTGACTTCGGCCAAGTCGGTGGCCAACTGTTTATATCTATCGATAGCAAGCATGCCGAGGTCTCGCGCGAGAAGCAGATGATATTCCAGCTCACAAGCCGAGCCCATCGCAATGTGCATGAAATGACTCAATTCCGAGTTTGTTTGCCTTCCACAACCTTCGGCGATGTTGGCACAGGTGGATATGGCGCTTCGCCGCATCTGGTTCGTCAGGGCAAATATCTCCTCTTTCGGAAAGCGCCTCGTATCGCGGTATACGGCCAACACCAACTGGTGCCCTTTTTGCCACACCTGCAGTTTTCGAAAATCCTGCATGATTTCTCCTTTGTCTTCGCACTGACAACTGAAAACTGACGACTGATCACTGCACTCTTCGCACCACCGTATGCACCACCCCCTGAATCACGAGTTCGCCGAGGGGCATGAAGGCCGGGCATGTTGGGTTCTCAGAGATCAGGTACGGACGGCCACGTTCGACCATCAGGCGTTTGAGCGTGGACTCGCCGTCGATCAGGGCGACCACAATCGCGCCGGGTCGGGCGACGGGGGTGATCTCGCCGACGACGATGTCTCCGTCGTAGATACCGGCGTTGACCATCGACTGGCCTCGGACGCGCAGGGCGAAGCTGCGAGGCGTGGCCCGCAGGATCGCCGCGGGGTCAAGGCGCGCGCACCCTTCGGCCAACTCCCCCGGCCAGCCCGCAGCGATGCTTACCAGGTCGCTCTCATCAATCCCGCCGTTGTTGACCAAGGCGTTTCCGGCCTGGCCGCCAGCAGCTTCATTATGATCGTAAAGTTTTGTGCATAAGTCAGTTATGTCAATAAATGTTCGCATGGTTAGTCCCCCAATACTGACGATATATTATAACCTAACAAAATCCGAACTGCAAATAGCAAGAACATCGCAAAGGCCCCCTGGCGAGGGTACAATCCTGCGAAGGATGGAAGGGCGCTATGCCTGGTGAGCAGCTTGGCTTCGGCTGGGAAGAGACACCTGCAGCCCCGGTGCCGCCAGCGCGGGCCACGATGCTGTCCCAGCGTCTCGCCCGACTCGCCCGGCGGGGTATCTATCTGGGCACATCGAGCTGGAAATACCCCGGCTGGCTTGGCCAGATCTACACGCCCGCCCGGTATGAGACGCGCGGCCGGTTTTCGGAGAAAAGGTTCAACGAGACGTGCCTGGAGGAGTATTCGCGGGTGTTTCCGACCGTCTGTGGAGACTTCGCGTTCTACCAGTTTCCGTCAGAGAAGACGTGGCACGAAATCTTCGCCCAAGTTCCGAGGGGCTTTCGGTTCAGCCTCAAGGTTCCGGAGGACATCACCGTTGAGCGTTTTCCCGATCTGCGGCGTTACGGCCAGAGGGCCGGGCAGCGGAATCCCCACTTCATGGATGCGTCGGTGGTCAAATCGGAGCTTCTCGATCGCCTCGAGCCGTATCGAGACAAGCTGGGAATACTGATCTTTGAATTCGGCACCATTCGCGAGGGGCCAATGGTCGATCCGAAGGGGTTCGCGGCCGCACTGGACCGCATGTTGTCGCGTTTGCCTCTGGACCATTTTCGGTTCAGCGTCGAAGTGCGGAACCCCGAGTATCTTGAATTCGGTGCGGATTACCTTTCGTGTCTCAGAGGACACGGGGTAGCGCATTGTTACAACAGTTGGACTCGCATGCCCTCGCTGCCCCGGCAGATTGAGCTGCCCGGCACATTGACCGCGCCGTTCGCCACGGCGCGGCTGCTGTTGCGGCCCGGGCGTACTTATCAGCAGGCGGTCGATCGCTTTGCCCCATACGAGAAGGTGCAAGACCCATACCCGGAGGGCCGGTCGGCGTTGGCGCGGTTAATGGAGACATGTGTTGCAGAGAATCGTGAGCTTTTTGCCTTTGTGAATAACCGGTTTGAAGGTAACGCGGTCGAGACGATTGAGGGAGTCATTGAGCGTTTTGAGTGACGCGATGTCCGGCGGGCGCCAAGACGGGGTTTTACGTTTTATTCCTTGAATCTGGGCATGATGATGACCCCGAGCGTGCCATAGACCAGACCCTGGGCCAGGAGCAGGCTGCACGGCAGGAGGATCTCCCGCAGACTGAAGCCCCGCCAGATGCCGCCCTCGAAGGCGACGATGGCCCACTTGACGGGGCTGAGGTTTCCGGCCGTCTCCATCCAGGACGGCATGAACATCCGGGGGACCATTCCGCCGCCGAGCATGGCCATGACGAGCAGGCATGCCCATCCGGCGCCGCCGACGGACGATTCGGTGCGACCCAGCACCGAGAGCAGCATTGTCAGGCCCACGAAGCAGAGGGCAACACAAGGGACGCCGAGCAGTAAAGCGAGCGGGTTGTCGACCCGGACACCGCAAGCCACCCGGCCGACCAGCAGCAGCATTGCGATGACGCCGACGCTCGCGACCAGGCAGGCCAAGCCGTTGCCCAGCAGAATCTGCCAACGCCGGATGGGGGCGATTCGCAAGCGAAGCCAAGTGCCCGTCTCGCGCTCCTTGGCAAAGGCCATGGCGAACTCGGCCGTGAGGCCCAGCAAGCCCCAGATCATGCCAAGCGGGAAGCACACGTCGAAGGGAGACCGGGGTGTGTTGCGCCAGGCGGTAAAGGGGATGAGTTCGACATTGGACAGCGCCGGCCGGGGGCCGGCGGATTCCGGCATCGAGGTGAGGCGGGGATCGAAGGTTGCCAACAGCGCTTCGACTGCCGCTCGGTCAAGTGAGCGTGACGGCCCGGAACGGCCTTGTGCCTTCAACCATGCGTCGATCATTTCGGATCTTCGGAGCGGATCGTTCCACCGGGCACGGATTACTCCGGCCGCGGCTTCGCGCAACGCGGCCTGCAGATAAGCCAGTTCGGCGGTTCTGGAAGGATCGGCGCCAACCGCGATCGGGAGCCTCGCATCAAGCAGACCGGCGGGAGTCAATTTGAAACCTGCGGGCAACAGAACAAACGCGGAGAGCGAGCCTCGCCGCACGCAGGTTTCAGCATCGTCTCTTGACGACCGACTGATCTGCAGGATTTCGGACTGCGACAAGGCGGCGATGAACTCCCGCGAGTCGCTGTTCCGTGCCTCGTCAATCACCGCAACCAGCACAGGCTGGGACTGGCCGCTGAGGACGCCCGCGAACATGGTGCCGATCAGGATGGCGATCAATAGTGGAAAGCCGATCATCCACCAGAAGAAAGCGAGGCGGTCGCGCCAACAGAGGAGCAGATTCTTGCCCGCGATTGCCAGGACGGTGCGCATCAGTCCCGCAACCTCCGGCCGGTGAGTCTCAGGAAGACCGTTTCGAGACTTGGGCGCTCGATGCTGAGGCTCCGGATGCGAATGCCCGACGCGGCCCACCGTCTGACCGTTTCAAACGGGTGATCCGTTTCGGCCGACAGGGACGTGCCGTTGAGACGGCCGGGCAAGGACCAGTCGCCGGGCGGCGCCTCGTCGAGTTCGGCGTGAACCACCGCTTGTCCGCCATGGCAATCGATCATGGCCGATACGGTATCCATGGCCAGGATCCGGCCGTGATCCATGATCGCGACACGATTGCAGAGTTTCTGGGCCTCCTCGATGTAGTGGGTGGTGAAGAGAATTGTGCGGCCCTGTCGGCCGAGCTGCTCGATGTCCTCGAGGATATGGAGCCTTGCCTGGGGATCGACGCCGAGAGTGGGCTCATCGAGCAGGAGCACTTGCGGCTGATGCAGGAGGGCGCACGCCAGGTGGAGGCGTCGCTTCATGCCGCCCGAATAGGTTTTGACCAGGTGACGGGAGCGGTCGGCGAGGCCGGCCTGTTCGATAGCTTGGGCGACGCGTTCGGACAGTCGCCCGTCGCGCAGGCCGTAGAGGCGACCGAAGAACTTGAGGTTCTCCGTAGCGGTCATATCCTCGTAGAGGGAGAGGGTCTGGGGCGCCAAGCCGATGCTGCGGCGAACCCGCGGCCGTGTGGGATCGGTTGCGCCGTCGATGTGAATATCCCCTGCGTCGGGTTTGAGGAGCCCGACGAGCATGTGAAGCGTCGTTGTCTTACCTGCGCCATTGGGGCCCAGAAGGCCAAACGTCTCGCCGCGCCGGACCTCGAATGAGATGCCGTCGACGGCCCTCGTTGAGCCGAATGTTTTTCGCAGGTGGTCCACGCGGATCATGGCAGCAGTATACGTGGCGGATGACGTTTGTGAATCGTTGCGGACGAGATCTGTGATGATGATTTTGGGCAAGAGTCTTGGGGTGAATCGGCGCTGCGCTCGTTGCTGCGCCCTACGGTCAGGCTCATGGCGAGGAGGAGACCGAGTCAAGCCGGGCTACCAGCGGGATTGGGGCGAGGCGGTCTGTGTATCGGGCTGTTTGACCGGGCATGCATGAGCTTTTACACTATCGGGCTCGATATGATGCAACGTCCGATGGAGGTCAGGTCGTGTGGACTTTCATGTGCCGACGGGCCGGACGTGCCTTCGCGGCCGTCGGGGGTATGGGGGTACTCATGGCGGCAAACCTAGGCTGCTTCCCTGAAAAATCGTTCAAGATGGACCCGGAGGCATCGGTTCGCGTTTCGGAGCGTCTGGTCAACGGGGAGGATGGAGCGTCCACGCGAGTCTGGCTGAGGCGGACGCAAAGGGAGCTTGCCGGGTTGTTGCCTGACTCGGTTGCGAGCCCACTACTCACTGAAGAACTGGTGAACGGCGACGGACGGGCTGTGGACGTCCTGCGTCACTTCGGCGTCAGCCGGCAGAGTCTTCAGAGCATTGTCAAGAACTATCGGGGAATCCGCTATTCGGCTCAAGCGGCCAGCCGGGACTACTGCATTGAGAAGCAGGCAGCGGCCTGGCCGGGCTTCGAGGACGTCTGGATTCCCATGCGTCTGGCGGTTGACGACCAGCTCGAGCTGTCGGGCCGTCTGGGCTATGCCCGCAACGGGAACGGCGAGATCATCGAAGCGGACTGCGTGGTGATCCTGCCGGGGCTATTCGGCGATCACGGCGTCAAGCGCAGCCGCGACCTGGCGATTCCGCTGCGTGAGTCCGGGTTTCATGTGCTGCACCTGGAGCTTCGCGGCCACGGTCAGACGGAGTCGCGGTACCCGCGGATGTATCACACGTTCGGCGTCATGGAGACCGACGACCTGATGCAGGTGTCGGACTACCTTGAGCAGTTGCCGCACATTCGCCGGACGGGGCTGATCGCCTATTGCTGGAACGCCAGTATTGCCCTGCTGGCGGCGTGGTACGATGGCCGATTGCCTGACGATCCTCAGATTTCGCCGGCAATCAGGCCTTACTTGCAGTGCCCGCCGGAACCTTTGCGTCGCCGCTTCTCGGCCGGCATTATCGCATTTTCGCCGGTGGTTCGTTGGGAAGTGCTGATGGATGAGCTGGATCGGCAGCGATCGATCTGGGCGCATCCGATCTATGCGGCGATCCAGGACACGATCCGGGACCGCATGGTGCGCAAGGGGTATCCTGAAAGGAGCGGGAGTCTGCGCAACCTGATTGAGTATGAGCATAACGGCTACGGTATTCCCATGCCGCACGGGGCGCGGGAGGGGTATCCGTTTCTTCGGCTGATTTCGTACAACGGAGAACCATCGGGGGACAAACTGGAGTTCGCCCGCATGCCGGTGCTGATCGTTCATGGAGCCGACGACCCGCTGGTGCCGGCTCAGGACGTTGCCGACCTGATGGCGACGGTAGACAATCCGAGGGTGGGGGCGATCATTTTGCCAAGCGGCGGGCACGTGGGGTTTGCGGCATATTGTCCGAGGTATTATTTGAGCTTGATCACCAACTTCTTCGATCCGGTCAACGGTCCGGCCGGTCGCGGTGCGGCCATAAGCGCCGCGGCCCGGTGACGGCCCAAGGCTGCGGAATCAAAGGGGCAGCGATTTCCAAGGCGGAGCGCCTTCTTGCGGGCCGCAAGCCAAGCGTACCGCGATCCGGAAACACGCGAGCAAGCCGCACAGATGTCCGGCCGTAGGGTTGTAACGACCCGCAAGGCTGAATCTGCTCCCAACGCAAAAGAAGAACATGTGCTGCGGGCTTTAAGTGGCATGGTGCTCAAATAGGCAAGATTCACAAACCTACATGGTAGTACGTCCCGAGGGCCAATTCCTACGCATACGTATGCTCATCGTTTATCGGCAGATCGCACAACGACGGATGGAGAACAGGCGCAGGCACTGTTTTTGCAAGTAGTTACGACATCCGCGGGTTGGTTCACGACTTCGTGGCACACGGGTTGCAGATGAGGAACGGCGTGTTCCGACCTCAAAACGGGCCGGATGATCAACAACGCCGAGGAACAGGACTATGAATGCGAAGCTGACAACGAAGCGGTCGCCCGAGAACGACTGTTCGACACACGCAAACGTCAGCCGAGGCAAATCTGATCAATCGCCTCTTTCCGGCCCCAAGTTGAAAGAGAGCCTTGAACGCCTCGAACGGCAACTGGTCATCGAGGCACTGATACGAACCAAAGGGAATCAATCACGCGCCGCCCGGTCTCTGGGCATTACCGAACGGATCATGGGGTTGAGGGTGAAGAAGTATGGTATCGATCCACAGAGCATTCGCGACGCTTACCAGTCTGACCCGATTGTGCAGCAATGCTCATCGGCCGCTGCGCTACGAACAATGAGCAACGAAGAGAAGGATCATGTCCGTTCTTCCCGCTGATGTAACCGGGTTACAATCCCGATTGCCGGAGGAGACTACTCGTGAATGAGAATACATTCAAACGTTTGATGGGAAAACTACTACCACTCCTGGCAGTCCTGGCAACAGCCATACTGGCTACTCGCGCTTTCGGTCAGGAGACTCAGCCGCCGTCGGCCAGCGACATCCTCGACAAGGTTTCATTGCTGTCGGTCGACGTGGATACCCTGTGGGTTCTGATTACGGCATTTCTGGTATTCTGGATGCAGGCCGGATTTGCGTTGGTTGAGACCGGTCTGACCCGGGCCAAGAACACCGTGAACATCTGCATGAAGAACCTGCTGGACTTCTGTTTTGCCAGCATCGGATTCTGGGCGATCGGCTTTGCGATCATGTTCGGAACGGGCAACAAGTGGTTCGGGACAAGCGGCTGGTTTCTCCAAGGTGATGCGGGGACGACGTTTGCGGCCCTGTCATGGACTTCCGTCAGCCTGGATGCCAAGTTCATTTTCCAGCTCGTCTTTGCGGGGACGGCCGCAACGATCGTGTCGGGCGCCATGGCCGAACGCACGAGGTTCACCAGCTACATGCTGTACAGCCTGGCAATCACCGTATTCATATACCCGGTCGCCGGTCATTGGATCTGGGGCGGAGGGCTTTTATCGGCCGGCAACATGTTCGGCGAAGGCAAAGGCATGTTTGACTTCGCCGGCTCGACCGTGGTTCACTCGGTAGGCGGCTGGCTGGCGCTAACCGGTGCGATTGTTCTGGGGCCGCGAATGGGCAAATACGGCCCGGGCGGGAAGGTCAATGCCATTCCGGGTCACAACTTTCCGCTGGCGATCCTTGGCGTGTTCATCCTCTGGCTGGGCTGGTTCGGCTTCAACCCCGGCAGCACCATGATGGCCACCGGGTGCGGAGCAGCCATCGCTCACATCGCAGTGACCACGAACTTCGCAGCGGCGACGGGAACGATCGGCGCCCTGCTGACATCGAAGCTCTGGTTTAGCAAGTGGGACGCCAGCATGGCGGGCAACGGCTGCCTGGCCGGCCTGGTGGCGGTGACGGCACCATGTGCATTCGTTGACACCTGGGCGGCCGGACTCATCGGCCTCGTCGCGGGCGTTCTGGTAGTCGGCTCCGTCGTCTTCATCGACCGACTGCTGAAAGTGGACGACCCGGTGGGTGCGGTTTCCGTCCACCTGGTTAACGGTATCTGGGGCACTTTGGCCCTCGGCCTGTTCTCCAACCCGGTACACGGTTCGACCGGGCCGCTGCCGGGGCTGTTCTATGGCGGCGGTGTCGAGCAGCTCAAAATGCAGTTGATTGGCGCAGTCCTGGTCGGGATCTGGTGCCTGCTGGCCGGTTTCGCCCTGTTCCTGGGATTGAAGGCTCTGACGGGGTTGCGTGTCAGCCCCGAAGAGGAACTCAGAGGCCTCGATGTCGACGAGCACGGCATGGAAGGTTATCCGAACTTCCAACTTCTGAAGCACTGAGTATCCTGGAATCGTTCCCGGCATCGCGGGCCGGTTCCTGAACCGAGTGAGGGATTGTGTGATAGGACGACAAGACTTCCGAACTCCTGACACCGACCGTCGAGAGACGGATCATTCCTCCGCTGAAAGGAGGCTTGGATGAAGAAAATCGAAGCCATTATCAAGCCGTTCAAGCTGGACGAGGTCAAAACCGCTCTGACCGCGATCGGTATCCAAGGGCTTACGGTGAGCGAAGTCCGCGGGTTCGGGCGTCAGAAAGGCCACACCGAGCATTACCGCGGGGCCGAGTACACCGTGGATTTCATACCCAAGGTGAAGATCGAAGTCGTCGTGCCCGAAGCGAAGGTGGCCGAGGTCCTGGAGACCATCGCCAAAGCCGCCCGCACGGGGCAGATCGGCGACGGAAAGATATTCGTTTCATCGCTCGACGAGATCGTGCGGATTCGCACCGGTGAAAAAGGACCGGCGGCGATTTGACCTCGTTCTTCCTGACCATGGGAACAAGCAACTCAGCGCTGCGGCGCTTGCGTCGGGCGGAAAAAGCTCTGGCCGACGCGATCGAGCACTTCCTTGTTCTCCGCACGGGACGCGGCGTCGCTCCCGGAGCCGAAGGCGGCGATCCTCAACTCCGGCTCCCATCTTTCGGCGGCTGACCGGAGCGGTTGAGACTCTTCGATTCTCCAGACAGGTTTCCGGGAACATGCGGTTTGCACAGGTGCTCAATGAGCAACCACCCCTTACCGACGACCGATTCCGAATCGGATCCCTCACGGCTGAAAGAGCATTTCATCCTGGGACGGGAGCGGATCAGACATATGTATCACAGCGGTGGCTCAGCCGCTGAGGTCAGTAAGGCCCTCACGGCCCTGTGTGACTCGGTGGTCAGGCAAGCGTACCTGGCGGCGATCCAGGATCTTCCGCCGGATGACCGTGTTTCCGTGCTCGGCTCGCTCTCGCTCGTTGCGGTCGGCGGATACGGTCGCGGCGACCTTGCGCCGTATTCAGACCTGGATCTGCTCTTTCTCACCGTCTCTCAGCCGTCGGCGGTCACGAGGGATTTCGTGTCTCGACTTGTTCGGGATCTCTGGGATGCGGGGCTTCATCTGTCGCAAAGCGTTCGAAGCCCGGGCGAGTGCGGCTCCTTCGCAGAGACCGACTTCGCCGCAAGGACCGCGCTGTTCGAAACCCGCCTGATTGTCGGTGATCCCGAGCTCTACACGAACCTGCGGCTACGCGTCTGTCCTCCGCGAGGCCACCGGGCCCTTCGCGCGTTCATCAACCAGGCTGTCGCCTCTCGATCCGAAGAACACGAGGACTACTTCAGCCGGACGGCGCTGCTGCTCGAACCGAATGTTAAGAAGAGTCCCGGCGGCCTGCGGGATGTCCATCTCCTGCGCTGGCTGGCAATGGCGCGTTACGGCGACTCAGACCTGAACCGTTTGCGGGCCGACGGCATACTAGCGGCCGAAGAGGCCGACACGATCGTCGGAGCGCATGAGTTCCTCCGCGGAATCCGTCACGCCCTTCATTTCCACGCCGGTTCCGCCCAGGATGTGCTGACTCGCGAGGAACAACTGCGGCTGGCCGAACAATACGGCTACCGACAGCAAGGTGCCCTCCTTCCTGTTGAGTGCTTCATGCAACAGTACTACCGGCACACGGCCGGCCTTCGCGACCTGCTGTTGCGGTTCATCGAACGGCTTGAAAGACGGTCACCGGTCCGCAGGCTGTACAGCCGCATCCTGAGTCGCCGCGTGACCCCCAGCATCGTTGCCTACCCCGACCATATTGAGATTGTCGGGGGCACCGATGGCCGTTCCTTCGGTCAGGCCGACACCGTGCTTCAGGCGTTCGATCTGGCCAGACGATTCGGCGTGCCGGTGCACTCCGACACGCTATCCGAAATACGACAACACCTGCCGGCCTGCATCGTCACCACTGCCGAACGCCGCAGGTTTCTGGAATGCCTCGCCCAGCCGCACGGCCTGGGCACTCTGCTCCGGAACCTTCACGGCGTCGGCCTCCTGCAACGGCTCATCCCCCCTTTCGAGCACGCCCGCGGCTTGATCCAGTTCAGTCTGCTGCACCACTACACGATTGACGAACACGTGATTCGAGCTGTCGAGGCCGCTGCGCGTCTTGCGGATGAACGCACTCCGCTGGGCCTGGCGTATCGTGATATCCGGCGCAAGGACCTTCTTCACCTTGCCCTGCTGCTCCACGACCTCGGGAAAGGTCTTGGGGAAGACCACTGTGAAGTC is a window from the Phycisphaerae bacterium genome containing:
- a CDS encoding ammonium transporter — its product is MNENTFKRLMGKLLPLLAVLATAILATRAFGQETQPPSASDILDKVSLLSVDVDTLWVLITAFLVFWMQAGFALVETGLTRAKNTVNICMKNLLDFCFASIGFWAIGFAIMFGTGNKWFGTSGWFLQGDAGTTFAALSWTSVSLDAKFIFQLVFAGTAATIVSGAMAERTRFTSYMLYSLAITVFIYPVAGHWIWGGGLLSAGNMFGEGKGMFDFAGSTVVHSVGGWLALTGAIVLGPRMGKYGPGGKVNAIPGHNFPLAILGVFILWLGWFGFNPGSTMMATGCGAAIAHIAVTTNFAAATGTIGALLTSKLWFSKWDASMAGNGCLAGLVAVTAPCAFVDTWAAGLIGLVAGVLVVGSVVFIDRLLKVDDPVGAVSVHLVNGIWGTLALGLFSNPVHGSTGPLPGLFYGGGVEQLKMQLIGAVLVGIWCLLAGFALFLGLKALTGLRVSPEEELRGLDVDEHGMEGYPNFQLLKH
- a CDS encoding P-II family nitrogen regulator, whose product is MKKIEAIIKPFKLDEVKTALTAIGIQGLTVSEVRGFGRQKGHTEHYRGAEYTVDFIPKVKIEVVVPEAKVAEVLETIAKAARTGQIGDGKIFVSSLDEIVRIRTGEKGPAAI
- a CDS encoding helix-turn-helix domain-containing protein; protein product: MNAKLTTKRSPENDCSTHANVSRGKSDQSPLSGPKLKESLERLERQLVIEALIRTKGNQSRAARSLGITERIMGLRVKKYGIDPQSIRDAYQSDPIVQQCSSAAALRTMSNEEKDHVRSSR
- the glnD gene encoding [protein-PII] uridylyltransferase — translated: MSNHPLPTTDSESDPSRLKEHFILGRERIRHMYHSGGSAAEVSKALTALCDSVVRQAYLAAIQDLPPDDRVSVLGSLSLVAVGGYGRGDLAPYSDLDLLFLTVSQPSAVTRDFVSRLVRDLWDAGLHLSQSVRSPGECGSFAETDFAARTALFETRLIVGDPELYTNLRLRVCPPRGHRALRAFINQAVASRSEEHEDYFSRTALLLEPNVKKSPGGLRDVHLLRWLAMARYGDSDLNRLRADGILAAEEADTIVGAHEFLRGIRHALHFHAGSAQDVLTREEQLRLAEQYGYRQQGALLPVECFMQQYYRHTAGLRDLLLRFIERLERRSPVRRLYSRILSRRVTPSIVAYPDHIEIVGGTDGRSFGQADTVLQAFDLARRFGVPVHSDTLSEIRQHLPACIVTTAERRRFLECLAQPHGLGTLLRNLHGVGLLQRLIPPFEHARGLIQFSLLHHYTIDEHVIRAVEAAARLADERTPLGLAYRDIRRKDLLHLALLLHDLGKGLGEDHCEVGRQMAEDAARDFDLDEHEARLLVFLVRRHLLMAHTSQRRDPADADTLLQFSRLVATPELLRMLYVLTAADTEAVAPGEFTTWKESLLTNLYARAMECLTGETPLGDAANRLAAVRSSLHERLAGTFDPTWLTGQLDAMPPSYLTGTEPRRVKAHLRLLHGMDGAGVRVTAEYRKDLQLSEYTVLTHERLIPGIFSKAAGALAASGFQIVDAQIITRPDGVVLDTFRGLDLDFSGPPPPERMTEIGERIERVLLGQETVEALITRRGEPLSRGPHAGPQEPAQVEIDNSSSDRFTIIEIFANDRLGLLYAITRTMFEIDLSVHSAKISTHYSQVVDAFYVTTNNGSKIDDPALIRRIRQRLLEVV